The following DNA comes from Marichromatium purpuratum 984.
GCCGAGGCCCTGGCCGACGCCAGCGACTGTCTGGTGGTGGTGCCGAGCCATGCCTTCCGCACCGTCGCCCGCCAGCTCGCAGCACACCTCTCCGAGGGCTTCGGCGTGGCCTGGGCGACCAAGGGGTTGGATCCGGGCAGCAATCAGCTACTCCATCAAGTCGCCCAGGAGGAACTCGGCGAACGACCGCTGGCAGTGGTCTCCGGGCCGAGCTTCGCCCGCGAGGTCGGCGACGGCCTGCCGACGGCAGTCACCGTCGCCGCCGAGCGCGAGGCCTTCGCCCAACACATCGCCGGGTTGCTCCACGGCGGGCGCTTCCGCGCCTACACCAGCAGCGACATGGTCGGGGTGGAGATCTGCGGCGCGGCGAAGAACGTGCTGGCGATCGCCACCGGCATCGCCGACGGTCTCGGCTTCGGCGCCAACACCCGTGCGGCGCTGATCACCCGCGGTCTGGTCGAACTGATCCGGCTCGGTCAGGCGCTCGGCGGTCGCCCCGAGACCTTCATGGGGCTGGCCGGGATGGGTGACCTGGTGCTCACCTGCACCGACGACCAGTCACGTAATCGCCGCATGGGACTGGCGCTGGCCGGGGGCGAGAGCATCGAAGCGGCACGCGCGCGCATCGGCCAGGAGGTCGAGGGTGTGATCACCGCCAAGGCGATCCACGGCCTGGCCCAGCGTCTCGGCATCGAGATGCCGATCAGCGAACAGGTCTATCTGGTGCTCCACGCCGGGGTCTCGCCGGCACAGGCGACCCAGGCACTGCTCGAGCGCGAACCCAAGCCCGAGTTCCACTGACCCCCACGCCCGGACCGCGTGCGGTCCGGGCGCCCGCCCTCAGCGTGGCGCGGCACCGGCAAACCCCTGCTGGCGCCAGGCCTCGAATACCACCACCGCGACCGCGTTGGAGAGATTGAGACTGCGATTGCCCGGACACATCGGGATATAGAGCCGTTGCGACTCGGGCAGCGCCTCGATGCGCGCGCGCGGTAAACCCCGGGTCTCCGGACCGAACAACAGCGCGTCGCCGGGCTGATAGTCGGGCTTGGTATAGGGCACCTGACCATGACTGGTGAGCGCAAACAGCCGCCGCGGGGCGAGCTGTTCGAGACAGCTCTCGAGCGAGGCGTGTACGCGAACCTCCGCCCATTCGTGATAATCGAGCCCGGCGCGACGCAGCTTGCTGTCCTCGAGCGCGAAGCCGAGCGGCTCGATCAGGTGCAGCCGGGCCCCGGCGTTGGCGCTCAGACGGATCGCATTACCGGTGTTGGGCGGGATCTCGGGCTCGTAGAGGATGATATCGAACATCGCGGGCGGGACTCATCAGGAAGCAGCGGAGGGCGGAAGAAAATCCTTTGCGGACGGCGGCATATCCGCCGGCGCACCAGGGTTTAACGGTTGCCCCCGGCGCGCGGGCGCATG
Coding sequences within:
- a CDS encoding NAD(P)H-dependent glycerol-3-phosphate dehydrogenase, producing MSTTPSARIAVIGAGSWGTALALQLVANGHQVRLWSHEPEQIAALQRDRENRQFLPGVAFPEGLIPTASLAEALADASDCLVVVPSHAFRTVARQLAAHLSEGFGVAWATKGLDPGSNQLLHQVAQEELGERPLAVVSGPSFAREVGDGLPTAVTVAAEREAFAQHIAGLLHGGRFRAYTSSDMVGVEICGAAKNVLAIATGIADGLGFGANTRAALITRGLVELIRLGQALGGRPETFMGLAGMGDLVLTCTDDQSRNRRMGLALAGGESIEAARARIGQEVEGVITAKAIHGLAQRLGIEMPISEQVYLVLHAGVSPAQATQALLEREPKPEFH
- a CDS encoding tRNA (cytidine(34)-2'-O)-methyltransferase, giving the protein MFDIILYEPEIPPNTGNAIRLSANAGARLHLIEPLGFALEDSKLRRAGLDYHEWAEVRVHASLESCLEQLAPRRLFALTSHGQVPYTKPDYQPGDALLFGPETRGLPRARIEALPESQRLYIPMCPGNRSLNLSNAVAVVVFEAWRQQGFAGAAPR